A window from Triticum aestivum cultivar Chinese Spring chromosome 6D, IWGSC CS RefSeq v2.1, whole genome shotgun sequence encodes these proteins:
- the LOC123146225 gene encoding putative aconitate hydratase, cytoplasmic, producing the protein MKLLPTPPASSDPYSHHRLPPPPQLRRASFPPAASRPFAGLLRAARVRCSSSSAAGRGRGSVAPAVARFQRRMAVSGTEHAYSNILTSLPKPEGGEYGKFYSLPALNDPRIDKLPYSIRILLESAIRNCDGFQVTKNDVEKIIDWENTSPKLAEIPFKPARVLLQDFTGVPAVVDLAAMRDALAKLGSDANKINPLVPVDLVIDHSVQVDVARSSNALQSNMELEFTRNRERFGFLKWGSTAFQNMLVVPPGSGIVHQVNLEYLGRVVFNTDGIMYPDSVVGTDSHTTMIDGLGVAGWGVGGIEAEATMLGQPMSMVLPGVVGFKLTGKLRNGVTATDLVLTVTQMLRKHGVVGKFVEFHGEGMGKLSLADRATIANMSPEYGATMGFFPVDHVTLDYLRLTGRSDETVSMIEAYLRANNMFVDYNEPQLERVYSSYLALDLDEVEPCISGPKRPHDRVTLKDMKSDWHACLDNKVGFKGFAVPKEQQDKVVKFDFNGQPAELKHGSVVIAAITSCTNTSNPSVMLGAALVAKKACELGLEVKPWVKTSLAPGSGVVTKYLLKSGLQEYFNKQGFHLVGYGCTTCIGNSGELHESVSAAITENDVVAAAVLSGNRNFEGRVHPLTRANYLASPPLVVAYALAGTVDIDFEKEPIGVGKDGKEVFFRDIWPTTEEIAEVVQSSVLPDMFKSTYEAITKGNPMWNELPVPEASLYSWDSNSTYIHEPPYFKDMTMSPPGPHAVKNAYCLLNFGDSITTDHISPAGSIHRDSPAAKYLLERGVDRKDFNSYGSRRGNDEVMARGTFANIRIVNKFLGGEVGPKTIHVPTGEKLSVFDAATKYKSEGHDTIILAGAEYGSGSSRDWAAKGPMLLGVKAVISKSFERIHRSNLVGMGIIPLCFKAGEDADSLGLTGHERYTINLPTDVSEIRPGQDVTITTDNDKSFTCILRFDTEVELAYYNHGGILPYVIRNMAAAQN; encoded by the exons ATGAAGCTGCTGCCTACTCCGCCCGCCTCCTCAGATCCCTACTCCCACCACCGTCTCCCTCCGCCGCCCCAGCTCCGCCGCGCCTCCTTCCCCCCAGCCGCCTCGCGCCCGTTCGCCGGACTGCTCCGCGCCGCCCGAGTGCGCTGCTCGTCGTCGTCCGCCgcgggcaggggcaggggcagcgtCGCGCCTGCCGTCGCGCGGTTCCAGCGCAGGATGGCCGTCTCAG GTACTGAGCATGCCTACAGCAATATTTTGACCAGCCTCCCTAAGCCCGAGGGTGGTGAATACGGGAAATTCTACAGCCTTCCTGCACTAAATGATCCAAGGATCG ATAAGCTGCCCTACTCTATCCGTATTCTTCTGGAGTCAGCTATCCGTAACTGCGATGGCTTCCAAGTTACCAAGAATGATGTCGAGAAAATCATTGACTGGGAGAACACATCTCCGAAGCTGGCTGAGATACCTTTCAAACCAGCACGAGTTCTGCTCCAG GACTTCACTGGAGTCCCAGCAGTTGTAGATCTTGCAGCTATGCGTGATGCGTTGGCTAAGTTGGGCAGTGATGCGAACAAGATCAATCCATTG GTTCCAGTGGATCTTGTTATTGACCACTCGGTGCAGGTGGATGTAGCAAGGTCGTCCAATGCATTGCAGTCGAACATGGAGCTGGAATTTACCCGCAACAGAGAAAGATTTGGTTTTCTTAAATGGGGCTCAACTGCTTTCCAGAACATGCTGGTTGTCCCCCCAGGTTCTGGTATTGTTCACCAG GTCAATCTCGAGTATCTTGGCAGAGTTGTTTTCAACACAGATGGCATCATGTACCCTGACAGCGTTGTTGGCACTGATTCACACACCACTATGATTGATGGTTTGGGTGTTGCTGGCTGGGGAGTTGGTGGTATTGAAGCAGAGGCTACAATGCTTGGGCAG CCGATGAGCATGGTGTTGCCTGGTGTGGTTGGGTTCAAGTTGACTGGAAAGCTAAGGAATGGTGTCACTGCTACCGACCTTGTTCTGACTGTTACCCAAATGCTAAGGAAGCATGGTGTTGTTGGCAAATTTGTCGAATTCCATG GTGAAGGTATGGGCAAACTGTCTTTGGCTGACAGGGCCACAATTGCTAACATGTCACCAGAATATGGAGCTACCATGGGCTTCTTCCCTGTAGACCATGTGACATTAGATTATCTCAGATTGACTGGCCGAAGCGATGAAACT GTGTCAATGATCGAAGCATATCTACGAGCTAATAATATGTTTGTGGACTATAATGAG CCTCAATTAGAAAGAGTTTACTCTTCGTATCTTGCGCTGGACCTTGATGAGGTAGAGCCTTGCATTTCTGGCCCGAAGAG GCCGCATGACCGTGTCACTTTGAAGGACATGAAATCAGATTGGCATGCTTGCCTGGACAACAAAGTTGGTTTCAAG GGCTTTGCGGTGCCGAAGGAACAACAGGATAAGGTTGTGAAATTTGACTTTAATGGACAACCTGCTGAACTGAAGCATGGCAGTGTTGTTATAGCAGCAATTACTAGTTGCACAAACACATCAAACCCCAGTGTTATGCTTGGTGCTGCCCTTGTCGCAAAGAAAGCTTGCGAATTGGGTCTCGAG GTCAAACCATGGGTAAAGACAAGCCTTGCCCCTGGATCTGGGGTTGTCACTAAATACTTGCTAAAGAG TGGCCTTCAAGAATACTTCAACAAGCAAGGATTCCATCTTGTTGGGTATGGGTGTACCACTTGCATCGGCAATTCTGGTGAACTCCATGAATCTGTATCAGCTGCCATTACAGAAAATG atgttgttgctgctgctgtgttGTCGGGCAACCGTAACTTTGAGGGGCGTGTGCACCCTTTGACTCGGGCTAATTACCTTGCTTCACCACCTCTGGTTGTTGCATATGCACTTGCTGGCACT GTTGACATTGATTTTGAGAAGGAACCCATTGGAGTTGGAAAGGATGGCAAGGAAGTTTTCTTCAGGGATATATGGCCCACAACTGAAGAAATCGCAGAG GTTGTACAATCCAGTGTGCTGCCTGACATGTTCAAGAGCACATACGAGGCCATCACAAAAGGCAACCCAATGTGGAACGAGCTTCCTGTCCCAGAAGCATCGCTCTACTCGTGGGATTCAAACTCCACTTACATCCACGAACCTCCCTACTTCAAGGACATGACCATGTCCCCGCCTGGCCCACACGCGGTGAAGAATGCCTACTGCTTACTCAACTTTGGAGACAGCATTACCACGGATCATATTTCACCCGCAGGCAGCATTCACAGAGACAGTCCTGCTGCCAAGTATTTGCTTGAGCGTGGTGTGGACCGGAAAGACTTTAACTCATATGGTAGCCGGCGCGGTAACGATGAGGTGATGGCAAGAGGAACATTTGCAAACATCAGGATTGTGAACAAGTTTTTGGGTGGAGAGGTTGGGCCCAAGACTATTCATGTGCCCACAGGGGAGAAGCTCTCTGTTTTCGATGCGGCCACG AAATACAAGTCTGAAGGTCATGATACTATCATTCTTGCTGGCGCCGAGTATGGGAGCGGCAGCTCTCGTGATTGGGCTGCCAAGGGGCCGATGCTTCTC GGTGTGAAAGCGGTGATTTCCAAGAGCTTTGAGCGGATCCACCGAAGCAACTTGGTCGGGATGGGGATCATCCCTCTGTGCTTCAAAGCCGGCGAGGATGCCGACTCACTCGGCCTTACTGGACATGAGCGCTACACCATCAACCTTCCCACCGATGTCAGCGAGATCCGTCCTGGCCAGGATGTGACCATCACCACGGACAACGACAAATCCTTCACTTGCATACTTCGCTTTGACACAGAg GTGGAGTTGGCCTACTACAACCATGGAGGCATCCTGCCCTATGTAATCCGCAACATGGCAGCAGCTCAGAACTAG
- the LOC123146226 gene encoding protein DETOXIFICATION 35-like — translation MVLMEAPLLAKRPAVVAEEDAAAPRSYKKAREAFVREAERLWAIAAPITFNILCLYGVNSATQLFAGRLGNLQLSAAAVGLSVVSNFSFGFLLGMGSALETLCGQAYGAGQLGALGVYMQRSWIILAVSAVLLSPLYVFATPILRALGQDDAIAGAAGDFTLRILPQMFSLALTFPTQKFLQAQSKVMVLAWISLAALAAHVAMLYLFVSRLGWGLAGAAAAYDVTSWGIAVAQVVYVVRWCGDGGGWDGLSWKAFEGLWAFAKLSLASAVMLCLEVWYMMVLVVLTGHLDDAEIAVGSVSICMNLNGWEAMLFIGLNAAISVRVSNELGSGRPRAAKHAVASVIAQSLLIGLLAMALILAYRNSFAALFTGDRAMQAAVGRVAYLLAVTMVLNSVQPVISGVAIGGGWQALVAYINLGCYYAFGLPLGFCLGYLLRLGPQGIWAGMLCGTALQTAVLLAVIWNTDWEDEAAQANERISAWAGESKQLVHGDAGAGDDGDLKEAFRV, via the coding sequence ATGGTCCTCATGGAGGCGCCGCTGCTGGCGAAGAGGCCGGCCGTGGTCGcggaggaggacgcggcggcgcCGAGGAGCTACAAGAAGGCGCGGGAGGCGTTCGTGCGGGAGGCGGAGCGGCTGTGGGCCATCGCGGCGCCCATCACCTTCAACATCCTCTGCCTCTACGGCGTCAACTCCGCCACGCAGCTCTTCGCCGGCCGCCTCGGCAACCTGcagctctccgccgccgccgtcggcctcTCCGTCGTCTCCAACTTCTCCTTCGGGTTCCTCCTCGGCATGGGCAGCGCGCTGGAGACGCTGTGCGGGCAGGCGTACGGGGCCGGGCAGCTGGGCGCGCTCGGCGTCTACATGCAGCGGTCCTGGATCATCCTCGCCGTCTCGGCCGTCCTCCTCTCCCCGCTCTACGTCTTCGCCACGCCGATCCTGCGCGCGCTCGGCCAGGACgacgccatcgccggcgccgcggGGGACTTCACGCTGCGCATCCTCCCGCAGATGTTCTCGCTGGCGCTCACCTTCCCGACGCAGAAGTTCCTGCAGGCGCAGAGCAAGGTGATGGTGCTGGCGTGGATCAGCctcgccgcgctcgccgcgcacgtCGCCATGCTGTACCTCTTCGTGTCGCGCCTCGGGTGggggctcgccggagccgccgcggcGTACGACGTCACCTCGTGGGGCATCGCCGTGGCGCAGGTGGTGTACGTGGTGCGGTGGTGCGGGGACGGCGGCGGCTGGGACGGCCTGTCGTGGAAGGCGTTCGAGGGGCTGTGGGCGTTCGCCAAGCTCTCGCTGGCCTCCGCCGTGATGCTCTGCCTGGAGGTGTGGTACATGATGGTGCTCGTGGTCCTCACGGGCCACCTCGACGACGCGGAGATCGCCGTGGGCTCCGTGTCCATCTGCATGAACCTCAACGGGTGGGAGGCGATGCTGTTCATCGGGCTGAACGCGGCCATCAGCGTGCGCGTGTCCAACGAGCTGGGCTCCGGCCGTCCGCGGGCGGCGAAGCACGCCGTGGCGTCGGTCATCGCCCAGTCCCTGCTCATCGGCCTGCTCGCCATGGCGCTCATCCTGGCCTACCGCAACAGCTTCGCGGCGCTCTTCACGGGCGACCGGGCCATGCAGGCCGCCGTGGGGAGGGTGGCGTACCTGCTGGCGGTCACCATGGTGCTCAACAGCGTGCAGCCGGTGATCTCCGGGGTGGCCATCGGCGGCGGGTGGCAGGCGCTGGTGGCGTACATCAACCTGGGCTGCTACTACGCCTTCGGGCTCCCCCTCGGGTTCTGCCTCGGCTACCTCCTCCGGCTCGGCCCCCAGGGCATCTGGGCGGGGATGCTGTGCGGGACGGCGCTGCAGACGGCGGTCCTGCTCGCCGTCATCTGGAACACGGACTGGGAGGACGAGGCCGCGCAGGCGAACGAACGGATCAGCGCGTGGGCCGGCGAGAGCAAGCAGCTGGTTCATGGGGacgccggcgccggcgacgacggtgACCTCAAGGAAGCGTTCCGAGTGTGA